Below is a window of Methanofollis sp. DNA.
CGACCGGGACGACGACCTCGGGTACAAGGCAGGTCTCGCAAGTCCGGTAGTCGGACGGGAGGCGTGCCTGAACGCGGCCAGCGCACTTGCACTCGCCGACCCCGAAGATTCAGACGTCAACGCCATCTTTCAGGCGGTAAAAACCTATGACGAACTGAAAGAGCGGGGCGAAGAGGTCGAAGTTGCGATCCTCACCGGCAACCATATGCATATGCTCGAAGGGGACCGGAAGATCGGCGCAGATCTCGACACCGTGATCGCCCGGACCGATGCAGATGCCTGTGTCCTCATCTCTGATGGGGCAGAAGACGAATATATCCTCCCGATCGTCCAGTCCAGGCTCTCCGTGACAAGCATCAGGAGGGTGATCGTCACTCAGATGCCGAACCTCGAAGGGACCTACTATATCATCAAAAAACTCCTCGACGACCCGAAGATCTCGCGGATGGTCCTGATCCCTCTCGGCCTTGCAATGCTCATCTACGCCACCGCCTACCTCATCGGCTACCCTGAGGGGGCGACGATCGTCGTCGTGGGCGCACTCGGCATTTATCTCCTCCTCAAAGGACTCGGTTTCGACGAGTTCTTCAGTTACTCGGTCAATTCCCTGCAGGTCGCACTGAGACGGGGCAGGATCACCTTCGTCTCCTATATCACGGCGATCCTCTTTTTCATCGTCGGGGTGATCATCGGACTGTACAGTCTGCTTGTCTATTACACCCAGGAAGGGATACTGCTCTACCTGCTGACCTTCTTCTACGGCGCAATCGGGTGGTTCACGGCGGCAGGGATCATCGCCTCGGTCGGCCGGATCATCGACGTCTACATGAATGAGATCGAAGACCTTGGCAGGGTGATCGTCCTCCCCTTTTTCATCAGCGCCATCGGCATCATCGTGTACGGCACGAGCATCTACATGCTCTCTCTCTCGCACATTGAAAAATTCCCGTACCCCGAGTTCAACGGGCTCAATGTCGCGATGTATTCCATGGTCGGGGGGCTGTTCCTCGCCTTTGTCGGCGTCTACATCCAGTCGCTCGTCAACCGCTGGATCGAGAAAAAAGGAGAGAATACTGCGATTACGCCCTGAGGTAATCGCCCCGTATTCATTTTTCCTATCACTGCAGAATCTTTTATCCTCAGATCGATTATCCCCTGATTCCATGAAGATTGGTTCTGGCCGGTTAGCGGATGACGAGACTCCAGGTCTCCGCAGCCTCGCCGTCGTCCTCGTTGCAAGAGACGGCCCAGCGGCAGGTGCCCGGACTCTCCGACTCCAGCCTGAACACCATCTCCAGTCTGCGGGAGCACATCTGCGGCGTCCTGTTACTCACACCTCACCACGATATCGTAGTATTCGCCCGGACGGCAGGTAAGGGTGGAGATGCGGATCGATACGGAGCAGGCGGTGCCGCGGTGCTGGGAGAGCGCCGCGACCAGCAGCCAGTCCCCGGAAGCCACGCAGTCGAGGTTTTATCGCAATGACGATCCGGTCGTGGAGGTCAGGGTTGTCGGCCAGACCACCCGCCTGCACGGTATCGATCACTTTCGGCCGGCAAGCAACAGGTTTGAGTAAGCCGGAGGCTTCCATCAGCAGGGTAAAAAAGGGATCTTAAAAAAATGCAACGGGGGTTCAGGCCTTGAAATATCCCATGCCCTCGGGGAACACCGCCGTATTCTGGAACGCCCGCCGGTCCTGGGGCGACGCAACGACCAGGGAGGGGATCTTCACCGGGAATTCATGCTCGGGGAACCAGAATGTCCCGCGGCCATAGTCCAGGCCGACACCAGGGATAGTCAGGACGGCATGGTCCATCGTGATCTCTTCGATGGTCGCTCCCTTGAAATTCACGACTTCAAGCACCTTCTCACGAAGGTCACT
It encodes the following:
- a CDS encoding DUF373 family protein, giving the protein DRDDDLGYKAGLASPVVGREACLNAASALALADPEDSDVNAIFQAVKTYDELKERGEEVEVAILTGNHMHMLEGDRKIGADLDTVIARTDADACVLISDGAEDEYILPIVQSRLSVTSIRRVIVTQMPNLEGTYYIIKKLLDDPKISRMVLIPLGLAMLIYATAYLIGYPEGATIVVVGALGIYLLLKGLGFDEFFSYSVNSLQVALRRGRITFVSYITAILFFIVGVIIGLYSLLVYYTQEGILLYLLTFFYGAIGWFTAAGIIASVGRIIDVYMNEIEDLGRVIVLPFFISAIGIIVYGTSIYMLSLSHIEKFPYPEFNGLNVAMYSMVGGLFLAFVGVYIQSLVNRWIEKKGENTAITP